The Hordeum vulgare subsp. vulgare chromosome 7H, MorexV3_pseudomolecules_assembly, whole genome shotgun sequence DNA window CTGTCTCTGCTCAGTAAGATGAAATGCTTCCTTCCATTACTAATGGATAGCATAGCTACTAGTAGGTTAACCTGCTATATTAATCCAACTGCAGATTCATTTTGGAATATTCGTAGGGTAGCTTTATGTTCTTTCTTTCAAAGGCATATGTGTGTCACTTGTCTTGAGCTTGAATTAATCTTTAACGTACATGCCATATGCAATAATCTGAAACCATCTCCTGCATATTATGCTTGATTTGAATGTGGTTGTACAGTTTGATGTATTTACATAATTCTTCATAGACGAGCCTGTTTTGTTGATAACGAGGAATAGTATTCATTGCTTCCTGATTATTTCGTCTAGCATTCATGAGACTGAAATCAACATGACATTATTTGTTGTTGTCACAAGTAGCAATGATtagcatctactccctccgttcctaaatataagtattttaagaaattttactaagggactacatacaaagcaaaatgagtgaatctacactttaaaatatgtctatatacatccgtatgtagtcccctattgaaacctctagaaagacttatatttaggaacggagggagtatcaaggATCGTATTGTCTGCCATCCCAACTCTCTTCCATGCAACGAAGAAACTTCCTAGGTTTAGAgccttagggtttagggtttagccaTTTTAGTGAACTTATACAAATGACATGCATTTTGATGTGTATTTGAGAATAACAAAAGGTCGAGCTCCTTAGACAATTATATTAACCGGAGCATATGGCCCTATGCTAAATCGCAGGTGCTTGATCGAGCATGCTTATTTCATCACTTCCATGCTTCATCTAATGGTATTTATAAATCCAGAGGCAATGCTCTCAGGATGCGAGGAGAGAGCGCCCTTGCCCCGCGGCCGATCGCCATTGGTGCAGCATAGATGCAGAGTGATTGAATGCGTGGAGCCACTGGTAAGTACTCCTACTTAGTAGTATGATGATTGATGGCCCTGCCTGATCCGCATAATCCATCATTGGTACTACAGCATACATACGTCAGGTGTGCTCGAGACGAGGGACAATTCAGGGGCACACCAGCTGGTCTACCTATGTCGATGACGCTTCATCTAGGACATCCAGCTGTCAAACTCAAAACTCCTAGCTCATGTCATCAGATCTCCGACAGGCGCCACGTCCAGCCATACGTCGTTGCGCTCACTTGCCCATCTACGCCCTGGCTTTGTATTCTGCTTTCGTTTCTTCATTTCATCATCCTGTGCCCTTTTAACTGTCAGCGCATGAGGAGAGCTGTACCGTCAGCACAGCCTGACCTGAGGCCGCGCGGGGTTCGGCCTGTGCCTTTTAACTGGCTCGGGCTTGACATGGGGAAATGGAGACCGGCCGGTGCGGTGCCACGCCGCAGGATTCATGCGTCGGCCACAGTCGAGGCCTCAGTTCAGAGTTGAGACTTCGGTTGGGTTCAGGTCCGGGCTCTGAGGCCCTGCTGTTGCTGTCAACAGGCAGGCAGGCGGGTACCGACCCTAGTGTGCTTTTTATCGtgtgatgatgaggaggaatcTGCAGCGTGCTACAGCTCGAGAGCAGGACTGTAGGAGAGAGGCGGGTGGAATATGGGTGCACCCTGGAGCAAGCAAGGCCAAACAGAAGATTAGGTTGGATGAGGCGAGGGAGAGCAAAGCCATGTGGGAAAAGggtgcacctctagaaccttttaTCTCCGGACATTCTTTCCCGCTAATCTCCTTTATTTCCTCACTCGTCAGAAGGCTAATATAAGTAAGCTCCTGCCGACAGATCCATCATCATGTATGTACCTGAACGGCCGAACCGTGCACGGCGACCCCCACCCAGGCAAGAAGTCGACAGCGGGAGGTTCGTTCCACTGTCTCTCTATCTCTAGCCTGTAGTACTCTCTGTACCGTAGTCTGTACCCCCTTCATGATGAATGAATGGACTGACAGCGACTGTCCGGATGCAAACTGATGATAACCATAGCGAAACGAACTTGGTCTTGActaacccctcctcccccctgaaGCTAATAATCAGAACATgtccaaaagagagagagagggagagagcagtGTGGAACAAGACGCTCCGGTCCAGCTCTAAAGCCCCCTTGCCTCCTCTCCTCTGCCAGACCCAAAAGAAAGCCCAACACATGGGGCCTCGCCCCGTCTCTCCCTGTCATCATCAAGGCCACCGCGGCGTGTGCGGATCCGCCAATCAAACGCGCGCCCGCGCCTGCCTTTACACACACAAAGTTGCACCCAACCAAAGCAACCGCATCGCATCTCATCTCTGCCTGTTTTGGTTGGATTCACCACCTCTGCTCCGCTCCGTACTCTGCGAGTCTATGGCCGCTAGTCCCCCGGTGGTGGTGCCGTCGCTATAAGGGCACCCGGCTAGCCACACGCACGGCTCCGTCCCGTCGCCTTGGATCGGCTACTCGGTGAGTGAGCGTGTCAGGGCCTTGGCACGGTGCAGCAGAGCCATGGGCCTCGCCGGCGGCATTGTCCGGAGAGTCCTCTCCAAGAGCCCCTGCGGCTCCTCCTCGTCGGCGGGACGCGGAGGCCACAGCGTGGGTGCATTGCATTCTCAACAGCAGTTCGAGATTTCAGTCTGCCGCCGCAATGTGACATTCTTGTTCTTCGCAGGAAAGGAGCCCGGGCGACCACAAGAGGCGGTGGGGCTCTCTGAGGCTGTACCTGTGCGGCGAAGAAAACGGCGCGGGTGCCGAGGatggggaggacgacgacgacgggacGGTCTCGGCCAGGAGCTTCGAGACATGCGCGATGACGCAGGACGCCCATGCTCCGGCGGCAGCCGATCAGGGTCGCCGCGAGGTGAACGGCGGCGCGCGCGGCAACGCTGAAGAAGTTCGAGTTAAGTGGAGCCCCAGCGAGCCGACGAAGCCGTTCACCGAGGACGAGGCCGCGACGCTGATCCAGTCCGCATTCAGGAGGTTCATGGTGCGTTCCTGAAAACTGAATGAGAATCCTGATTCAGAGCCCAAACTGCGCCTAGGTGGCCGCAAGCCGATCGCTCATGCGGATCCATTCGCGTGTGTCTGCGTTGCTGCAGGCAAGAGGCCGCTTGCTGCAAGAGGAGCTGAGGAGAAGCTCGGGACAGGAGTGCTGCTACGGTGAAGAGCCCAAGAGCCCTGCCTCGCCGTCCATGGCAGCATCGGTGGAGGTCCAGATTGGGGAGTCCCTGAGCAACCTCCAGCTGACCGACGACGGCGCGTCGGTGTCGGCGCAGCACCGGGCGGGCCAGAACCAGAAGCCGCGGCCCCAGGTCTTCAGAGCCAAGGTACTGCAGAGCTTTTGCTGCCGCTGCTGCCACACTGTGGCACACAAGGACTTGACCGCGATCGCATCGCTTTTGGTCAAGGGAGGGAAATAGTGTTACGGCTTAATTAGGCAGCTAAATGAACAGTCAACTTATATTAAATGTGATGTTTCAGGAGGAGTGGGACGACAGCACGCTGAGCTCCAACGTGCTGAGGATGAGGATCCAGAGCAAGATGGAGGCCACCACGCGGCGCGAGCGCGCCCTCGCCTACGCCTTCTCGCAGCAGGTAAGCTGATGGAGCTTTGAGGCAACGATCGAGTAGTGTACATTTCATTTGGGTCTCTCTCTTCTGAACTCGTCTTGATGGGCAGCTGAGGAGCGGCGGCACGAAGAAGCGTTCGTCGCGGTCGGAGCAGGGGGAGTTCAACGTGGGGTGGAGCTGGCTGGAGCGGTGGATGGCGACGCGGCAGGCCGAGCCGGGGGCCGACGACAGCGCGAGCAAGAACGCGACGGACGCCGGGTCGGCGGTGGCCGGGCGGCGGGTGGTGGTGGTGAGGCGGCGGCAGGACGTGGCCGTCGAGGAGAAGGAGAGCTGCGGCTCCAACGACGTGTCCGCCATCAGCTTCGACGGCTCCAGCGCCGGCGGCCGGAGCGGCCTCAGCTGCTACAGGCCCGGTAAGAACAGGCTCAGGGGGGGCAGGAGCCTGCCGCGGCGCAAGGTGGCGGCCGCGTCGTCGGACCACCATCGGCTCCAACCAAGGTCCCACAAGGTAAGCAGTCCAATCCTTCGAGCCGCCG harbors:
- the LOC123406972 gene encoding protein IQ-DOMAIN 33 isoform X1 — encoded protein: MGLAGGIVRRVLSKSPCGSSSSAGRGGHSERSPGDHKRRWGSLRLYLCGEENGAGAEDGEDDDDGTVSARSFETCAMTQDAHAPAAADQGRREVNGGARGNAEEVRVKWSPSEPTKPFTEDEAATLIQSAFRRFMARGRLLQEELRRSSGQECCYGEEPKSPASPSMAASVEVQIGESLSNLQLTDDGASVSAQHRAGQNQKPRPQVFRAKEEWDDSTLSSNVLRMRIQSKMEATTRRERALAYAFSQQLRSGGTKKRSSRSEQGEFNVGWSWLERWMATRQAEPGADDSASKNATDAGSAVAGRRVVVVRRRQDVAVEEKESCGSNDVSAISFDGSSAGGRSGLSCYRPGKNRLRGGRSLPRRKVAAASSDHHRLQPRSHKVSKKARQREEKQQLQKDHQVEPEAEAYDPRQPPTDY
- the LOC123406972 gene encoding protein IQ-DOMAIN 33 isoform X2 — protein: MTQDAHAPAAADQGRREVNGGARGNAEEVRVKWSPSEPTKPFTEDEAATLIQSAFRRFMARGRLLQEELRRSSGQECCYGEEPKSPASPSMAASVEVQIGESLSNLQLTDDGASVSAQHRAGQNQKPRPQVFRAKEEWDDSTLSSNVLRMRIQSKMEATTRRERALAYAFSQQLRSGGTKKRSSRSEQGEFNVGWSWLERWMATRQAEPGADDSASKNATDAGSAVAGRRVVVVRRRQDVAVEEKESCGSNDVSAISFDGSSAGGRSGLSCYRPGKNRLRGGRSLPRRKVAAASSDHHRLQPRSHKVSKKARQREEKQQLQKDHQVEPEAEAYDPRQPPTDY